A single genomic interval of uncultured Sphaerochaeta sp. harbors:
- the rpoC gene encoding DNA-directed RNA polymerase subunit beta', which yields MKEIQDFDSIMIKLASPEQIRDWSYGEVKKPETINYRTLRPERDGLFCEKIFGTTKEWECYCGKFKSIRYKGVICDRCGVEVTNTKVRRERMGHISLAAPVSHIWYYRSVPSRMSMLLDISRNALQSVLYYEKYVVINAGDTSLKPKQLLSEEEFWQAREQYGDSFEAGMGAEAVRKLLVNLDLEELSRELREQMRQKADKADKRLLKRIEVCENFRDSGNRPEWMILTVIPVIPPDLRPMVQLDGGRFATSDLNDLYRRVINRNNRLDRLVKLNAPDIIIRNEKRMLQEAVDALFDNSKRKRVVKGASNRPLKSLSDMLKGKQGRFRQNLLGKRVDYSGRSVIVVGPELRMHQCGLPSKMALELYKPFIMKKLVQDGVVYNIKKAKSLVEEETDAVWSILDDVVKDHPVLLNRAPTLHRLGIQAFEPVLVDGKAIKLHPLVCHAYNADFDGDQMAVHVPLTHAAQLECWTLMLSVTNLLDPANGKPIVYPSQDMVMGINYLTREMSGAPGEGKYYTSIGELEQAIDSGLLSYNAKIRFRFEDGTRLETTPGRVLFNAALPEGVPFQNTTMGDKELKTLIGDTLKANDNSIAVDMLDSIKDLGYRYATFFGATIGLSDMIVPAGKAELMTKANLEQQKILDQYRQGHITQEERYNRVIEVWTQTNDLLTDELMKELKVSQKGFNPLFLMADSGARGSKTQIRQLGGMRGLMAKPSGDVIEFPIKSNFKEGLSIIEFFISTNGARKGLSDTALKTAEAGYLTRRLVDISQDVVVNEDDCHTINGIWRGALKDGDEIVENLADRIVGRCPVEDVLHPFTREVIATANEEIDEITARKIEEAGIEQVLLKTVLTCEAKHGVCRKCYGRNLATNRPVVIGEAVGIIAAQSIGQPGTQLTMRTFHVGGTASTSSEESKLTFNYPIVIGAITGSRVIRESDKMEVFTRKGHIEYFRVNSIMDASSYDKLLVEDGHIVAKGTPFYEKDGEVVASEENGTVRIYESKVYLIGHSTTQVVKAGSELMVKSGDYLEPKTPLVTFDPFSEPVIAEEGGFSHFVDIKLGTTLVEEVNEETGNIEKKITEHSLESLQPRIEITSEEHGKGDILAVYLLPGGSYIQTQDNVKIDKGMILAKLLKEGTKTKDITGGLPRVGELFEARRPKNAAILAQVAGLISFGNIVKGKRTILVTDPFGNEYKHMVPMGRNLLVRDGDSVEAAEPLCDGSVDPHDILDILGENALQSFLVDEVQEVYRMQGVQINDKHLGVIVRQMLRKVEVVHVGDTNLIHGQQVDKYRFFEENDRVITEGGEPAVAQPLLLGITRASLSIDSFISAASFQETTKVLTNAAIAGSKDELRGLKENVIIGHLIPAGTGMRLYRDVKLKDEELLRLQQRVDAVKASRHQEMIADDEFDVEDLADMKSVGDTVDVDDSDED from the coding sequence ATGAAGGAAATTCAAGATTTCGATAGCATCATGATAAAACTGGCTTCACCAGAACAGATCAGAGATTGGTCTTATGGTGAAGTGAAGAAGCCGGAGACGATCAACTACCGGACCTTGCGCCCAGAGCGCGATGGTCTGTTCTGTGAGAAAATCTTCGGTACCACCAAGGAGTGGGAGTGCTACTGCGGAAAGTTTAAATCGATTCGATACAAGGGTGTTATTTGTGACCGTTGTGGTGTTGAAGTAACCAACACCAAGGTCCGTCGTGAGCGCATGGGACACATCTCCCTGGCAGCTCCGGTATCACACATTTGGTACTACCGCTCAGTTCCCAGCCGAATGAGCATGTTGCTTGATATCTCCCGTAATGCACTGCAGAGTGTTCTCTACTATGAAAAGTATGTGGTTATCAATGCTGGGGATACCAGCTTGAAGCCCAAGCAGTTGCTCAGTGAAGAAGAGTTCTGGCAGGCCCGTGAACAGTATGGTGACTCATTTGAGGCAGGTATGGGTGCAGAGGCAGTACGTAAATTGCTTGTGAACCTTGATCTTGAAGAGCTCAGCCGTGAACTGCGTGAACAGATGCGCCAGAAAGCCGACAAGGCTGACAAGCGCCTGCTCAAGCGAATTGAGGTATGTGAGAACTTCCGTGACAGTGGCAACCGCCCTGAATGGATGATTCTTACAGTTATCCCAGTTATTCCACCAGATCTGAGACCAATGGTCCAGCTTGATGGCGGAAGATTTGCAACCAGTGACCTCAATGATCTCTATCGTAGGGTCATCAACAGAAACAATCGTCTTGACCGTTTGGTCAAGCTTAATGCTCCTGATATCATCATCCGCAATGAAAAGCGTATGTTGCAGGAGGCTGTTGATGCGCTGTTTGACAACTCCAAGAGAAAGAGAGTGGTCAAGGGTGCAAGCAATAGACCTCTCAAGAGTCTTTCCGACATGCTTAAGGGAAAACAGGGACGTTTCAGACAGAACCTGCTTGGAAAGCGTGTTGACTACTCAGGTCGTTCCGTTATCGTTGTCGGTCCAGAGCTTAGGATGCATCAGTGTGGTCTTCCTTCCAAGATGGCCCTTGAACTGTACAAGCCTTTCATCATGAAGAAGTTGGTACAGGATGGTGTTGTCTACAATATCAAGAAGGCAAAGAGCCTGGTCGAGGAAGAGACGGATGCCGTCTGGTCGATTCTTGACGATGTCGTCAAGGACCACCCTGTATTGCTCAACCGTGCACCTACGCTTCACCGTCTTGGTATACAGGCCTTTGAGCCGGTATTGGTTGATGGCAAAGCCATCAAGTTGCACCCATTGGTATGTCATGCATACAATGCTGACTTCGACGGTGACCAGATGGCTGTGCACGTACCCTTGACTCATGCCGCCCAGTTGGAATGCTGGACCTTGATGCTCTCGGTTACCAACCTTCTTGACCCTGCAAATGGTAAACCAATCGTATACCCTTCACAGGATATGGTCATGGGTATCAACTATCTGACCCGTGAGATGAGTGGCGCACCTGGAGAGGGCAAGTACTATACCAGTATTGGTGAGTTGGAACAGGCAATTGATAGTGGTCTGCTCTCCTACAATGCAAAGATTCGCTTTAGATTCGAGGATGGTACCCGTTTGGAGACAACTCCAGGAAGGGTATTGTTCAATGCAGCACTCCCAGAAGGCGTTCCTTTCCAGAACACTACAATGGGTGATAAGGAGTTGAAGACTCTTATCGGTGATACACTGAAGGCGAATGACAACTCAATTGCTGTTGATATGCTTGATTCCATCAAGGACCTCGGATATCGATATGCAACTTTCTTTGGTGCTACCATTGGTCTCTCTGACATGATTGTACCTGCTGGAAAGGCAGAGCTCATGACTAAGGCCAATCTAGAGCAGCAGAAGATTCTTGACCAGTATCGTCAGGGACATATCACTCAGGAAGAACGGTACAACAGGGTCATTGAGGTTTGGACACAGACCAATGACTTGCTGACCGATGAGTTGATGAAGGAATTGAAGGTCAGCCAGAAGGGCTTCAACCCGCTCTTCCTCATGGCAGACTCAGGTGCTCGTGGATCAAAGACCCAGATCAGGCAGCTCGGTGGTATGCGTGGTTTGATGGCAAAGCCAAGTGGTGATGTTATCGAATTCCCCATTAAATCGAACTTCAAGGAAGGGTTGTCGATCATCGAGTTCTTCATCTCCACCAATGGTGCTCGTAAGGGCCTTTCCGATACCGCATTGAAGACTGCTGAGGCAGGGTACCTCACCCGTCGTCTGGTTGATATCAGCCAAGACGTTGTGGTCAATGAGGATGACTGTCACACCATCAATGGTATTTGGCGTGGAGCACTCAAGGATGGTGATGAAATTGTTGAGAACCTTGCAGACCGCATTGTAGGGCGCTGTCCGGTAGAGGATGTCTTGCATCCATTTACTCGTGAAGTTATCGCCACTGCAAATGAGGAAATTGACGAGATTACTGCCCGAAAGATTGAGGAAGCTGGTATTGAACAGGTCCTCCTGAAGACTGTGCTTACCTGTGAGGCAAAGCATGGTGTATGCCGCAAGTGCTATGGTCGTAACCTTGCCACAAACCGGCCGGTAGTAATCGGTGAGGCTGTAGGTATCATCGCTGCCCAGTCGATTGGCCAGCCCGGTACCCAGCTAACCATGCGTACGTTCCACGTTGGTGGTACTGCTTCTACCAGTTCCGAGGAGAGTAAGCTCACCTTCAACTATCCGATTGTCATCGGCGCCATTACTGGCTCAAGGGTTATTCGTGAGAGTGACAAGATGGAAGTGTTCACCCGTAAGGGACATATCGAATACTTCCGTGTGAACTCCATCATGGATGCATCCTCCTACGACAAGCTTCTTGTTGAAGATGGCCATATTGTAGCCAAGGGTACTCCGTTCTATGAAAAGGACGGGGAAGTGGTTGCAAGTGAAGAGAACGGAACCGTCAGAATATATGAGTCCAAGGTTTATTTGATCGGGCACTCCACCACGCAGGTGGTGAAGGCTGGTTCAGAGCTCATGGTTAAGAGTGGGGACTATTTGGAACCAAAAACTCCGCTTGTAACATTTGACCCGTTCAGTGAGCCGGTTATTGCAGAAGAGGGAGGGTTCTCCCACTTTGTTGATATCAAGCTGGGAACCACGTTGGTTGAAGAGGTGAATGAGGAAACCGGTAATATTGAGAAGAAGATTACCGAGCATAGCCTTGAGTCCTTGCAGCCTCGTATTGAGATTACCAGTGAGGAACATGGAAAGGGAGATATTCTTGCAGTCTACTTGCTGCCTGGCGGATCGTATATCCAGACCCAGGACAATGTGAAGATTGACAAGGGTATGATTCTCGCCAAGTTGCTTAAAGAAGGGACCAAAACGAAGGATATTACCGGTGGTCTTCCCCGTGTTGGTGAGCTGTTCGAGGCTCGCCGGCCGAAGAACGCTGCAATCCTTGCTCAGGTTGCTGGCTTAATTAGCTTTGGCAATATCGTAAAGGGTAAGCGTACCATCTTGGTAACTGACCCATTCGGTAATGAATACAAGCATATGGTACCAATGGGAAGGAACCTGTTGGTCCGTGATGGTGATTCTGTCGAAGCTGCTGAGCCATTGTGTGATGGATCTGTCGATCCCCATGACATCCTTGATATCCTTGGAGAGAATGCACTGCAGTCCTTCCTCGTGGATGAAGTTCAGGAAGTCTATCGAATGCAGGGAGTACAGATCAACGACAAGCACTTGGGAGTTATTGTCAGGCAGATGCTGCGTAAGGTCGAGGTGGTCCATGTTGGTGATACCAATTTGATCCACGGCCAGCAGGTGGACAAGTATCGGTTCTTCGAGGAGAATGACCGGGTGATTACCGAAGGTGGTGAGCCTGCTGTTGCACAGCCACTGCTGCTTGGTATCACGCGAGCCTCCTTGAGTATCGACTCATTCATCAGTGCGGCGTCCTTCCAGGAGACAACCAAGGTCTTGACAAATGCAGCAATAGCTGGTAGTAAAGATGAGTTGCGTGGTTTGAAAGAGAACGTCATTATCGGTCACCTGATTCCTGCGGGAACTGGTATGCGTCTTTATCGCGATGTTAAACTCAAGGATGAGGAGTTGCTGAGACTGCAGCAGAGAGTTGATGCAGTAAAGGCTTCACGACACCAAGAGATGATTGCAGATGATGAATTTGACGTTGAAGATTTGGCAGACATGAAATCCGTGGGTGATACCGTGGATGTGGACGATTCCGACGAGGATTGA
- the rpoB gene encoding DNA-directed RNA polymerase subunit beta — translation MVANGKSITRTYIGSELHEVCELPNLIGVQLDSYERFLQLDRCLKGLAPDPSYGLEEVFQSTFPIDSPNGEMRLAYKGYTIDYDNIKFSQMECKKKGRSYSVPIKVTISLEFSNGEMREKEIFFGDIPLMTDRGTFIINGAERVVVSQIHRSPGVIFSNEKDVYSSRIIPYRGSWLEFEIDDKKHLIYTKIDRKKRILGTLFLRAIGLDTREKILEHFYTGEMVDLVDDGDFKSSLENRYLFKDVYATVDGASKKVFRAGDMLHAHEIDELLELKVTSVELVNLRGEGTLHSDMILNCFEIEDAKYTREGYDEPTKEDVLSPIFSVLMPGEMIAIERAERDLPDMFFSSRRYDLGSVGRYKFNKKFGTGSEEEEEMASTDLTVLTPQDIVNTMGFLIKVFIREENVDDIDHLGNRRVRSVGELLQNALKSAFARMERIAKERMNLESGSVKPQDLISIKPIIAAIKEFFGSSQLSQFMDQVNPLAELTHKRRLNALGPGGLSRDRAGFEVRDVHYTHYGRICPIETPEGPNIGLIVSLANYTRINQHGFLESPYRKVVNGVVSKQYRYLDANDEEKFFIAQANAKVDEDGNFIDKEIPVRRSGDYSTKPATDIKYIDVSPKQVLSVAASLIPFLEHDDANRALMGSNMQRQAVPLVFPETPRVGTGIEGKAAYDSGVLVKAKRAGTIAYVSAEKVVISVDDAEIEGEVDVYPIQKFQRTNQDTCFNQKPIVSFGQHVEAGAVLADGPATQEGELALGRNILVGFVPWHGYNYEDAVLISERVVKDDIFTSVHIKEFTTDIRETKLGPEKLTRDIPNTSEKMLEQLDEDGIVRIGTMVRPGSIMVGKVTPKSESDTTPEFKLLNSIFGEKAKEVRDTSLKVPHGTEGTVIDIQRLKRSNNDELPPGVEETVKVLIATKRKLRQGDKMAGRHGNKGVVSRILPEEDMPFMEDGTPLDVCLNPLGVPSRMNIGQLMETQLGWAAVKLGEWYSTPVFQSATMEQIEEKMRNAGLPENSKVKLYDGQTGVPFVNPVFCGYIYYLKLHHLVDDKMHARSTGPYSLVTQQPLGGKAQFGGQRLGEMEVWALEAYGAANTLQELLTIKSDDMNGRVKIYESIVKGEPASTAGMPEAFNVLVQEIRGLALDMSVYDSKGQQVPLTERDEELIAKQSKGSLN, via the coding sequence ATGGTTGCCAACGGCAAATCCATAACACGCACGTACATCGGTTCTGAACTACATGAAGTCTGTGAACTTCCCAACTTGATTGGAGTCCAGCTCGATTCCTACGAGAGGTTCTTACAGCTGGATCGCTGTCTGAAAGGACTGGCGCCAGATCCGTCGTACGGGCTGGAGGAAGTGTTCCAGTCAACATTCCCCATTGATAGTCCCAATGGCGAGATGCGTCTCGCTTACAAAGGGTATACAATCGACTATGACAACATCAAGTTCTCCCAAATGGAGTGCAAGAAGAAGGGTCGATCCTATAGCGTACCCATCAAAGTCACGATCAGCCTCGAGTTCTCCAATGGAGAGATGAGAGAAAAGGAAATCTTCTTTGGGGATATCCCGCTGATGACCGATCGTGGCACATTTATTATCAACGGTGCAGAGCGCGTTGTGGTCAGTCAGATCCACCGTTCTCCCGGTGTCATTTTTTCCAACGAAAAAGATGTCTACTCTTCCAGGATCATTCCCTACAGGGGTTCTTGGCTGGAGTTTGAGATTGATGATAAGAAGCATCTCATCTATACCAAGATTGATCGTAAGAAACGTATCCTCGGTACGCTCTTCCTGCGTGCAATTGGGTTGGATACTCGTGAGAAGATTCTTGAGCACTTCTACACAGGCGAAATGGTTGACCTGGTAGATGATGGTGATTTCAAGTCAAGCTTGGAGAATCGTTATCTTTTCAAGGATGTATATGCAACAGTTGATGGAGCATCCAAGAAAGTGTTTCGAGCTGGTGATATGCTGCATGCCCATGAGATTGATGAACTTCTTGAGCTGAAGGTAACTTCCGTTGAGTTGGTGAATCTCCGTGGAGAGGGTACGCTCCACAGCGATATGATTCTCAACTGTTTCGAGATCGAGGATGCCAAATACACCCGTGAAGGCTATGATGAGCCGACCAAGGAAGATGTCCTCTCTCCCATTTTCTCAGTCTTGATGCCTGGTGAAATGATAGCCATTGAGCGTGCAGAGCGTGACCTTCCGGACATGTTCTTCTCAAGCCGTCGCTATGACCTTGGGTCTGTAGGTCGATATAAATTCAACAAGAAGTTCGGAACTGGTAGTGAAGAGGAAGAAGAAATGGCTTCCACCGATCTGACCGTCCTTACTCCGCAGGATATCGTCAATACGATGGGATTCCTGATCAAGGTGTTCATTCGTGAGGAAAATGTCGATGACATTGACCACCTCGGCAATCGTCGTGTTCGTTCCGTTGGAGAGCTCCTGCAGAATGCACTCAAGAGTGCTTTTGCTCGTATGGAGCGTATTGCAAAGGAGCGCATGAATCTCGAGTCAGGTTCTGTAAAACCACAGGATCTTATCTCCATCAAGCCAATTATTGCGGCCATCAAGGAATTCTTCGGTAGTAGCCAGCTTTCCCAGTTCATGGACCAGGTTAACCCGCTTGCAGAGCTTACTCATAAAAGAAGGCTCAATGCATTGGGACCAGGTGGTTTGAGCCGTGACCGTGCTGGATTTGAGGTACGTGACGTTCACTACACCCATTATGGAAGAATTTGTCCTATTGAGACTCCTGAAGGACCAAACATCGGTCTTATTGTCTCATTGGCAAACTATACCCGCATCAATCAGCACGGCTTCCTGGAATCCCCATACCGAAAGGTAGTCAACGGGGTTGTATCCAAGCAGTACCGCTATCTTGATGCAAATGATGAGGAGAAGTTCTTCATTGCCCAGGCGAATGCCAAGGTTGATGAAGATGGTAACTTCATCGACAAGGAAATTCCGGTTCGTCGTAGTGGGGATTACTCCACAAAGCCGGCAACCGACATCAAATACATTGACGTTTCTCCCAAGCAGGTACTCAGTGTTGCAGCATCCTTGATTCCCTTCCTTGAGCACGATGACGCAAACCGTGCATTGATGGGATCGAACATGCAGCGCCAGGCTGTACCTCTTGTATTCCCAGAAACGCCAAGAGTTGGAACAGGCATAGAAGGAAAGGCTGCTTACGATAGTGGCGTCCTGGTCAAAGCAAAACGTGCAGGAACCATTGCCTATGTCAGTGCTGAGAAAGTTGTGATCAGTGTTGATGATGCTGAGATTGAGGGTGAGGTTGATGTCTACCCAATCCAGAAGTTCCAGAGAACCAACCAAGATACCTGTTTCAACCAAAAACCGATTGTTTCCTTTGGGCAGCATGTTGAAGCCGGGGCAGTCCTCGCTGACGGCCCCGCAACCCAGGAAGGGGAGTTGGCTCTTGGTAGAAATATTCTCGTTGGATTCGTGCCTTGGCATGGATACAACTATGAGGATGCGGTCCTGATCAGTGAGCGCGTTGTCAAGGATGACATTTTCACCAGTGTGCATATCAAGGAGTTCACCACAGATATTCGTGAGACCAAGCTTGGTCCTGAGAAGCTTACCCGTGATATTCCAAACACCAGTGAAAAGATGCTTGAACAGCTTGATGAGGACGGTATCGTCCGCATTGGAACCATGGTTCGACCTGGATCAATCATGGTTGGAAAGGTAACCCCGAAGAGTGAGAGTGATACAACCCCTGAATTCAAGTTGCTCAACTCAATCTTTGGTGAGAAGGCCAAAGAAGTTCGTGATACTTCCTTGAAGGTACCCCATGGTACCGAAGGAACAGTCATTGACATCCAGCGTTTGAAGCGCAGCAACAATGATGAGCTTCCCCCAGGTGTTGAGGAGACCGTAAAGGTTCTTATTGCAACCAAGCGAAAACTTCGACAGGGTGACAAGATGGCTGGTCGACACGGAAACAAGGGTGTTGTCAGCCGGATCCTTCCTGAAGAGGATATGCCGTTCATGGAGGATGGTACCCCGCTTGATGTTTGTTTGAACCCACTCGGTGTTCCATCCCGAATGAATATTGGTCAGTTGATGGAGACTCAGCTCGGCTGGGCAGCTGTCAAGCTGGGTGAATGGTATTCCACTCCGGTTTTCCAGAGTGCCACCATGGAACAGATTGAGGAGAAGATGCGCAATGCCGGTCTTCCTGAGAACTCCAAGGTAAAGCTCTATGATGGACAGACCGGTGTACCGTTCGTCAATCCGGTATTCTGCGGGTATATCTATTACCTGAAATTGCACCACTTGGTTGATGATAAGATGCATGCTCGTTCCACAGGACCTTACTCACTGGTAACCCAGCAGCCACTTGGTGGTAAGGCCCAGTTTGGTGGCCAGCGTCTTGGAGAAATGGAAGTCTGGGCGCTTGAGGCGTACGGAGCTGCAAATACTCTCCAGGAACTCTTGACCATCAAGAGTGATGACATGAACGGTCGTGTCAAGATTTATGAGAGTATTGTCAAGGGTGAACCAGCCTCTACTGCGGGAATGCCTGAGGCATTCAATGTATTGGTTCAGGAGATCCGTGGCTTGGCTTTGGATATGTCGGTGTATGACTCCAAGGGTCAGCAGGTGCCCCTTACCGAACGTGATGAAGAGTTGATCGCCAAGCAGTCGAAAGGCTCCCTCAACTAA
- the rplL gene encoding 50S ribosomal protein L7/L12: MATKEEILESIASMSVMEVADLIKMMEEKFGVQAAAAAVAAGPAAAAEAVEEPTEFNVILKAADPSKKIAAIKEVRAITGLGLKEAKELVEAGDKVVKEAVSKADADALKEKLEATGCTVEVKPVD, translated from the coding sequence ATGGCTACTAAAGAAGAGATTTTGGAATCAATCGCAAGTATGTCCGTCATGGAGGTCGCTGACCTCATCAAGATGATGGAAGAGAAGTTCGGCGTCCAGGCTGCAGCTGCTGCTGTTGCTGCTGGTCCTGCAGCAGCTGCTGAAGCAGTTGAAGAGCCGACCGAATTCAACGTCATCCTCAAGGCTGCAGATCCTTCCAAGAAGATTGCTGCCATCAAGGAAGTCCGTGCTATCACCGGCCTCGGCCTGAAGGAAGCAAAGGAACTTGTTGAGGCTGGCGATAAGGTTGTCAAGGAAGCTGTCAGCAAGGCAGACGCAGATGCTCTCAAGGAGAAACTTGAGGCTACTGGCTGTACTGTTGAGGTCAAGCCCGTTGACTAA
- the rplJ gene encoding 50S ribosomal protein L10 — protein sequence MDHKTRITPAKEEAVKALKDEFSQYTGYIFTDYRGMTVEQITKLRRTLMEKDAAFRVVKNRFAKIALTDLDRTADEQLVGPTAIALVKGDEANVVAKDLFAIKKEGASIEVKGALLDGEFYNAEQIEAFSKLPTKLELIASLMGTMKAPVQKLAATLLAYVENNGGSVESASEEN from the coding sequence ATGGATCATAAAACTCGTATTACCCCTGCGAAGGAAGAGGCTGTCAAGGCTTTGAAGGATGAGTTCAGCCAGTACACCGGGTATATCTTCACCGATTACCGTGGTATGACTGTTGAGCAGATCACCAAGCTTCGTAGAACTCTTATGGAGAAGGATGCAGCATTCCGTGTTGTTAAGAACCGGTTTGCAAAGATTGCACTCACCGACCTGGATAGAACTGCTGACGAGCAGCTTGTTGGGCCCACCGCCATCGCTTTGGTGAAGGGTGATGAGGCCAATGTTGTTGCCAAGGATCTGTTTGCAATCAAGAAAGAGGGTGCTTCCATTGAAGTGAAAGGCGCTCTTCTTGATGGTGAATTCTACAATGCCGAACAGATTGAGGCTTTCAGCAAGCTCCCAACCAAATTGGAACTGATTGCATCCTTGATGGGAACCATGAAGGCTCCCGTGCAGAAGCTGGCAGCAACCTTGCTTGCCTATGTCGAGAACAATGGTGGCTCAGTAGAGTCTGCCAGCGAAGAGAACTAG
- the rplA gene encoding 50S ribosomal protein L1, with product MKHGKKYREAIKNVDREKLYTFDEAAALVKELAFASFDETVEVSVKLTLKKSQSVRDTVVLPNQFSAQKRILVFAKGEKAEEAREAGAAYVGDTDLIEKIRGGWMDFDVAVATPDMMKDVGRLGPILGRRGLMPNPKTQTVTFDVKGALAELSQGRVEFRSDKTNVVHLPIGKVSMDPALVSENAKSVVKEIVRKKPSDAKADFVVSIALSSTMGPGVRVNVKDMSATV from the coding sequence ATGAAACACGGAAAGAAGTATCGAGAAGCAATTAAAAATGTTGACCGTGAGAAGCTCTATACATTTGATGAAGCAGCAGCTTTGGTAAAAGAACTTGCTTTCGCTTCATTTGATGAGACTGTTGAGGTATCCGTTAAGCTGACCCTCAAGAAAAGCCAGAGTGTTCGTGACACGGTAGTCCTTCCCAATCAGTTTTCCGCCCAGAAGCGTATCCTTGTATTCGCTAAGGGAGAGAAGGCAGAAGAAGCTCGTGAAGCTGGTGCAGCCTATGTTGGTGACACTGACCTGATCGAGAAGATTCGCGGTGGTTGGATGGATTTTGATGTGGCAGTCGCCACTCCTGACATGATGAAGGACGTAGGTCGTCTTGGTCCGATTCTTGGTCGCCGAGGCTTGATGCCGAACCCCAAGACCCAGACTGTAACGTTCGACGTCAAGGGTGCTCTTGCTGAGCTTTCCCAAGGTCGTGTCGAGTTCCGTTCTGACAAGACAAACGTTGTCCACCTTCCCATCGGTAAGGTCTCCATGGATCCTGCTTTGGTAAGTGAAAACGCCAAATCTGTTGTCAAGGAAATCGTCCGTAAGAAGCCATCTGACGCAAAGGCTGACTTCGTGGTCAGTATCGCACTTTCCTCCACCATGGGTCCGGGAGTCCGGGTCAATGTGAAGGATATGTCGGCCACGGTGTAA
- the rplK gene encoding 50S ribosomal protein L11: MAKKKVSAIIKLQCPAQKATPAPPIGPALGPHGVSAPKFVQEFNDKTKNYEPGLILPVIITVYADKSFTFILKTPPAAVLIKKALGLSSGSGSPNKVKVGKLSQDQLTEIATTKLKDLNANDIEAAKRIVAGTARSMGVEVEQ, translated from the coding sequence ATGGCAAAGAAAAAGGTGTCTGCAATTATTAAGTTGCAGTGCCCTGCCCAGAAGGCTACGCCGGCACCCCCAATCGGGCCCGCGCTTGGACCCCATGGTGTCAGTGCCCCTAAGTTTGTCCAGGAGTTCAATGACAAGACAAAGAACTACGAACCTGGGCTCATTCTTCCCGTTATCATCACTGTTTATGCCGACAAGAGCTTCACGTTCATCCTGAAGACTCCCCCTGCTGCAGTACTCATCAAGAAGGCTCTTGGTCTGAGTAGTGGTAGTGGAAGTCCCAACAAGGTGAAGGTTGGCAAGCTCTCACAGGACCAGCTGACTGAAATCGCAACAACCAAATTGAAGGACCTCAATGCAAATGACATCGAGGCTGCAAAGAGAATTGTTGCTGGAACAGCCCGCAGTATGGGTGTAGAGGTGGAGCAATAG
- the nusG gene encoding transcription termination/antitermination protein NusG encodes MAKGWYVVHTYSGYEQKIERIINKMRETDMDFALVCTDVKVPFETVVEVKEGVRREVKRKILPGYILVELDLPDTSWKTWCSHIKRIQGVTGFVSPSDSVKPQPLSAAEVKNLFQKTGDLPAEKVFKPKQTFSIGEQVRIIDGPFDSFTGVIEEVNLEKARMRVSVGIFGRSTPVEVDFLQVEKIL; translated from the coding sequence ATGGCTAAAGGCTGGTACGTAGTACACACATATTCTGGGTACGAACAGAAGATTGAGCGAATCATCAACAAGATGCGCGAGACCGATATGGACTTCGCGCTTGTTTGCACTGATGTCAAAGTTCCTTTTGAAACCGTAGTAGAGGTTAAGGAAGGGGTGAGACGTGAGGTGAAGCGTAAAATTCTTCCCGGCTATATCCTGGTTGAGCTAGACCTGCCCGATACAAGTTGGAAGACCTGGTGTTCTCACATCAAGCGTATACAGGGTGTTACTGGGTTTGTAAGCCCGAGTGACAGCGTTAAGCCGCAACCCTTATCAGCAGCTGAAGTGAAGAACCTCTTCCAGAAAACGGGTGATCTTCCTGCTGAGAAGGTGTTCAAACCTAAGCAGACCTTCTCCATTGGAGAGCAGGTACGCATTATTGACGGTCCTTTCGATTCCTTCACCGGGGTTATCGAGGAAGTCAATTTGGAAAAGGCCCGTATGCGGGTCAGCGTTGGAATTTTCGGACGCTCCACTCCGGTTGAGGTGGATTTCCTCCAAGTAGAAAAGATTCTGTAG
- the secE gene encoding preprotein translocase subunit SecE: protein MKKLFKYFKESSQELKKVVWPSREAVISSTKVVLVSTAIVAIFLGLVDFLLLKGVLFIL, encoded by the coding sequence ATGAAGAAGCTATTTAAGTATTTCAAGGAGTCTTCCCAGGAACTGAAAAAGGTTGTCTGGCCCTCCCGTGAAGCTGTTATTTCTTCCACAAAGGTCGTACTTGTGTCTACAGCCATCGTTGCAATATTCCTTGGGTTGGTGGACTTCCTCCTGCTTAAAGGTGTATTGTTTATTCTGTAA
- the rpmG gene encoding 50S ribosomal protein L33 encodes MADSKKKGPVEKIALQCTECKQKNYTTEKNRRNTQGKLELKKYCPFERKHTLHREAKIK; translated from the coding sequence ATGGCTGATTCAAAGAAAAAAGGTCCTGTTGAGAAAATTGCTCTTCAGTGCACCGAATGTAAGCAGAAAAATTACACTACCGAGAAGAATCGGAGAAATACTCAGGGTAAACTTGAGTTAAAGAAGTATTGTCCGTTCGAGCGCAAGCACACCTTGCACCGCGAGGCAAAAATTAAATAA